One genomic segment of Desulfobulbaceae bacterium includes these proteins:
- a CDS encoding type II toxin-antitoxin system PemK/MazF family toxin, translated as MKRGEIRWYNFKAPDKKRPILILTRSSVMDYLGEITIAPITSTVRDIPSEVFLCRDDGLKKDCAINFDHIQTVSKTKIGSLITKLSPDKLRSVNEAISFALGLED; from the coding sequence GTGAAAAGAGGCGAGATCCGGTGGTATAATTTTAAGGCGCCAGACAAAAAGCGCCCAATTCTTATACTGACTCGAAGCTCCGTGATGGACTATCTTGGAGAAATTACTATCGCACCGATCACATCAACTGTCAGGGACATTCCAAGTGAAGTTTTCCTCTGCCGGGATGATGGTCTAAAAAAGGATTGTGCCATTAACTTCGACCACATCCAGACAGTCTCAAAAACAAAGATCGGTTCTTTGATTACTAAACTCAGTCCAGACAAATTAAGATCCGTTAACGAAGCTATCAGTTTTGCATTAGGACTCGAGGATTAA
- a CDS encoding CopG family transcriptional regulator: MKTIQMTFDENLLKVVDSVVKSLNTTRSAFTRNALREAVKKFTTSSLEDKHRKGYQARPVNTSEFNDWEDEQDWGDM; this comes from the coding sequence ATGAAAACTATACAAATGACCTTCGATGAAAATTTACTTAAAGTTGTTGACTCCGTTGTTAAGTCCTTAAATACAACAAGATCGGCGTTCACTCGAAACGCTTTGCGAGAAGCTGTAAAAAAATTTACCACCTCATCCTTAGAAGATAAGCACAGGAAAGGCTATCAAGCACGTCCTGTGAACACTTCCGAATTCAACGACTGGGAAGACGAGCAGGATTGGGGGGATATGTGA